A region of Solea solea chromosome 7, fSolSol10.1, whole genome shotgun sequence DNA encodes the following proteins:
- the omgb gene encoding oligodendrocyte-myelin glycoprotein: MMSFLIMPASSASVLFLLLLCGLLGDWVLSICPSVCSCSRGHRVVDCSSRGLDKLPPGLQHNIWFLNLSFNSLQGADSQLSYYVHLRTLDLSYNRLENLPPALPRSLWDLRVTGNPIRSLDKNDTAYHWNLKVLDLSYNELERVVFINNTLSNLQALNLSHNRFWTVPTNMPHNLKSIDLSHNYLVQILPGSLDRLPRLAYFYLHANRFSWLFEGVFDKLTGLEVMTLGDNPWACEEEENITRLLKWAETTRATIFGCPCYTRPICGQTLLATPGREWHSAMFTEPPLWVDSRSVGRDGQSPARTVEVTSSLQDKAALFETGIYQETRKGNKSMVFAWTSTHIDSFSTHTSTTARPLSSAKNPEKANTQSKGHGIFDELQQSATLTILVVTAAFNFL; the protein is encoded by the exons ATGATGAG TTTCCTGATCATGCCTGCCAGCTCTGCCTCTGTGCTCTTCCTTCTGCTACTGTGTGGGCTACTGGGAGACTGGGTGCTTTCCATCTGCCCCTCTGTGTGCTCGTGCAGCCGGGGACACCGCGTAGTGGACTGCTCGTCGAGAGGGCTAGACAAGCTACCACCGGGTCTGCAGCACAACATCTGGTTTCTCAATCTCTCTTTTAACAG TTTGCAGGGTGCGGACAGCCAGCTCAGCTACTATGTGCACTTACGAACCCTGGACCTGTCGTACAACCGCCTGGAGAACCTACCCCCTGCTTTGCCACGGTCTCTATGGGACTTGAGAGTGACAGGGAACCCCATACGTTCTCTAGACAAAAATGACACCGCATACCACTGGAACCTGAAAGTACTGGATCTGTCCTACAACGAACTGGAGAGAGTGGTCTTCATCAATAACACACTGTCCAATCTCCAGGCTCTCAATCTCAGTCACAACAGGTTCTGGACTGTGCCCACAAATATGCCACACAACCTCAAGAGCATTGATTTGTCACATAACTATCTGGTGCAGATCTTGCCTGGATCACTGGACCGGCTGCCCAGGCTGGCTTACTTCTACTTGCATGCTAATCGCTTCTCCTGGTTGTTTGAAGGAGTATTTGACAAGCTGACAGGCCTGGAGGTGATGACTCTCGGAGACAACCCCTGGGCttgtgaagaggaagaaaacataACGAGGCTACTGAAATGGGCTGAGACAACCCGTGCAACCATCTTTGGCTGTCCCTGTTATACAAGACCCATTTGTGGGCAAACCCTTTTGGCAACACCGGGGAGGGAGTGGCATTCTGCAATGTTCACAGAGCCACCACTCTGGGTGGACAGTAGAAGTGTGGGGCGTGACGGTCAATCGCCTGCAAGGACTGTAGAGGTCACATCCAGCTTACAAGACAAAGCTGCCCTTTTTGAGACAGGAATATATCAGGAAACAAGAAAAGGGAACAAATCTATGGTGTTTGCCTGGACATCCACACATATTGACagtttctccacacacacaagcacaacagCGCGCCCACTGTCTTCGGCCAAGAACCCCGAAAAAGCTAACACACAGAGTAAAGGTCACGGTATCTTTGATGAGCTTCAGCAAAGTGCTACTCTGACTATTCTAGTAGTGACTGCTGCATTCAACTTCTTGTGA
- the LOC131462080 gene encoding protein EVI2B codes for MTINSFNLFFIWLLPVTAGGALTTPHHNFTDVTTGNVTFSNHFETTGATTQETSSSNALIITPSIIVPEVRSKPLLKMAQTQTANPTNSTWSQLKSSPAEAMSTTEVPKSTTVTVVTNRASNPTSTTIPPASSSFTLSQSTGSTIKGEENTHGSTQLISTLATSAVTDGDPIKPSSSYRPSPTATKISIIHILSTKKSTTTKSSKGTNHTNAVAGIIGGALVLMMVGFLVIFIKKHRDQKHQMTTTDWAGPTPFLQDGVDTGNVELRSTNQIFMNSFLPQRLSKRFSMLTQTQQELEDMTPGTFGDKHQGDTSFHQVDGCKVKESKETAAPAVPETKSKEDVAETVPVPSSQTNSQV; via the coding sequence atgaccaTCAATTccttcaatcttttttttatttggctgcTGCCAGTGACAGCAGGTGGTGCCCTGACAACTCCGCATCACAATTTCACTGATGTGACGACTGGAAATGTAACATTCTCAAATCATTTTGAGACGACCGGTGCAACAACACAGGAGACATCCAGCTCGAATGCGCTCATTATCACACCGTCCATTATAGTTCCAGAGGTACGGAGTAAACCTCTCCTGAAAATGGCCCAAACCCAAACAGCAAACCCAACAAATTCCACATGGTCTCAGTTAAAATCCTCACCAGCTGAGGCAATGTCCACAACAGAAGTCCCAAAATCAACAACTGTAACTGTTGTAACTAATAGAGCCAGCAACCCAACCTCAACTACAATACCACCAGCATCAAGCAGCTTCACCCTAAGCCAGAGCACAGGAAGCACAATCAAGGGCGAGGAAAATACCCATGGATCTACACAGCTCATCTCTACTCTAGCCACAAGTGCAGTCACAGATGGTGACCCTATAAAGCCTTCAAGTTCATACAGACCGTCACCTACTGCAACAAAGATATCAATTATACACATCCTCAGCACAAAGAAAAGTACAACAACAAAGTCCAGTAAGGGGACAAACCACACCAACGCAGTGGCAGGCATCATAGGTGGAGCCCTGGTACTGATGATGGTAGGATTCCTGGTCATCTTCATAAAGAAGCATCGCGATCAGAAGCATCAGATGACAACTACAGACTGGGCTGGGCCAACACCATTTCTACAGGATGGAGTGGACACTGGCAACGTAGAGCTGAGGTCCACTAACCAAATTTTTATGAACAGCTTCCTGCCTCAGAGGCTGTCTAAAAGGTTCTCCATGTTGACGCAAACACAGCAGGAGTTAGAGGACATGACACCAGGAACATTTGGAGATAAGCACCAAGGGGACACATCCTTTCACCAGGTGGATGGATGTAAAGTAAAAGAAAGTAAAGAGACTGCTGCACCTGCAGTTCCGgaaacaaaaagcaaagaagATGTAGCAGAGACTGTCCCAGTGCCCTCTTCTCAAACAAACAGCCAGGTTTGA